A window of the Brachyhypopomus gauderio isolate BG-103 chromosome 14, BGAUD_0.2, whole genome shotgun sequence genome harbors these coding sequences:
- the pcolceb gene encoding procollagen C-endopeptidase enhancer b has product MRSGVCVGAVSLLFLGFRWVLGQSQTNFTRPVFLCGGHLVTESGFVASESFPTHYKPNSKCTWYITVPEGHVVMLQFRIFDLEADPTCRYDYVDVYNGHSYTMQKLGRFCGTFRPGALISTSNTMMLEMVSDSSKGGRGFLAFFSGGKPHVDDNQFCGGRLTAHQGSVKTPNWPDSDYPAGISCSWHISVASNMVIEVKFEKLDLEADIYCRYDYVALFNGGETDNSRRIGKFCGDSPPELVVTNGNELLVQFVSDLSVTGSGFLAHYNSIPRGSRTATTGLDTVPGPKVDPVPTSPRSRPAGPAVPKPKPTPKPKPVVKPKVTPKPPSRPQKPKTPRPTPKPASKPKPAKPTPKPKPKPAKPTPKPKPKPRVTPKPAVKPTLKPKVKPTPKPKVKTTAKPGSKPAKPTTASKAKPKPSVKTGSKPQTNNGTATTGNRKPPVQDPQCLQSCQRTGTLLTSFCPSHFVVTGKVSSLTPATHGGVDVDVTIIKTYKTGGLSIAKRGPTMSATLQAPCPKCPALRKGMNYVLMGQVDEGGRGLLSPSSFVLLHKAVHDKVLANLAKKRC; this is encoded by the exons AtgaggtctggtgtgtgtgtgggggctgtCAGCCTCCTGTTTTTGGGCTTCCGATGGGTGCTTGGACAAAGCCAAACCAACTTCACAAG gCCTGTTTTCCTGTGTGGGGGTCATTTAGTAACAGAGTCAGGATTCGTAGCGAGCGAAAGCTTCCCCACTCACTACAAACCAAACTCCAAATGCACCTGGTACATCACC GTCCCCGAGGGTCATGTGGTCATGCTCCAGTTCCGTATCTTCGACTTGGAGGCTGATCCCACCTGTCGCTATGACTACGTGGACGTGTATAACGGGCACTCCTACACGATGCAAAAGCTCGGCCGCTTCTGCGGAACCTTCCGGCCCGGGGCGCTCATCTCCACGTCCAACACCATGATGCTGGAGATGGTGTCGGACTCCAGCAAAGGCGGGAGGGGCTTCTTGGCCTTCTTCAGTGGCGGGAAACCACACGTGGATG aCAATCAGTTCTGTGGTGGCAGGTTGACTGCACATCAGGGATCAGTAAAGACTCCAAACTGGCCGGACTCGGACTACCCAGCAGGCATCAGCTGCTCTTGGCATATCTCAGTGGCGTCCAACATG GTAATCGAGGTGAAATTTGAAAAACTGGACCTTGAAGCAGATATATACTGTCGCTATGACTACGTGGCACTGTTCAACGGTGGTGAGACAGACAACTCTCGGCGAATAGGCAAATTCTGCGGAGACTCGCCCCCAGA GTTGGTTGTGACCAATGGGAATGAGTTGTTGGTGCAGTTTGTGTCGGACCTGAGTGTGACGGGCTCCGGCTTCTTGGCCCATTACAACAGCATTCCGCGTGGGTCCCGGACCGCAACCACAGGCCTGGACACTGTACCTGGCCCCAAAGTGGACCCTGTACCCACTAGTCCTCGTTCAAGACCAGCTGGACCTGCTGTGCCTAAACCTAAACCTACCCCCAAACCTAAGCCTGTTGTTAAGCCTAAGGTGACGCCGAAACCTCCGTCTAGGCCACAGAAGCCTAAGACCCCTAGACCGACTCCCAAGCCAGCAAGCAAGCCTAAACCAGCAAAGCCTACACCTAAACCTAAGCCTAAACCAGCAAAACCTACACCTAAACCTAAGCCTAAACCCAGGGTCACCCCAAAACCTGCAGTAAAACCAACACTGAAGCCTAAAGTTAAACCGACACCAAAACCTAAAGTGAAGACCACAGCCAAGCCAGGTAGCAAGCCTGCAAAACCTACAACCGCGTCAAAAGCAAAGCCAAAGCCCAGTGTAAAAACTGGGTCTAAACCACAGACCAACAATGGGACCGCCACAACGGGAAACAGGAAAC CCCCAGTGCAGGACCCACAGTGTTTGCAGTCATGCCAGAGGACGGGCACCCTTCTGACTAGCTTCTGTCCCAGCCACTTTG tggtgACGGGTAAGGTGTCCTCGCTCACCCCAGCCACCCACGGCGGTGTGGACGTGGACGTGACCATTATTAAGACATATAAAACAGGTGGGCTTAGCATCGCCAAGAGAGGACCCACCATGTCTGCCACACTGCAAGCTCCGTGTCCCAAGTGTCCCGCCCTGCGTAAAG GAATGAACTACGTTCTGATGGGTCAGGTGGATGAAGGGGGGCGTGGCTTGCTGAGCCCTTCCAGCTTTGTTCTTCTCCATAAGGCAGTGCATGACAAGGTACTGGCCAATCTTGCGAAGAAACGGTGCTGA